In Dioscorea cayenensis subsp. rotundata cultivar TDr96_F1 chromosome 9, TDr96_F1_v2_PseudoChromosome.rev07_lg8_w22 25.fasta, whole genome shotgun sequence, a genomic segment contains:
- the LOC120269160 gene encoding protein yippee-like, producing the protein MGRLFLVNLEGKMYSCKHCSTHLALPEDIISRSFHCKHGKAYLFNKVVNVTVGAKEDRMMMTGLHTVVDIFCVGCGSILGWKYEAAHEKNQKYKEGKFILERFKVAGPNGNYYWTSTDAHVAGSDPDDA; encoded by the exons ATGGGGAGGCTCTTTCTCGTGAATCTGGAGGGCAAGATGTATAGCTGCAAGCACTGCTCCACCCATCTCGCTCTACCTGAAGACATCATTTCTAGG TCCTTCCATTGCAAGCATGGGAAGGCTTATCTCTTCAATAAGGT CGTGAACGTGACAGTTGGAGCAAAAGAGGACAGGATGATGATGACCGGGTTGCACACTGTTGTTGACATATTCTGTGTTGGGTGTGGATCCATTCTTGGATGGAAATAT GAGGCTGCTCATGAGAAGAACCAGAAATACAAGGAAGGAAAATTCATTCTCGAGAG GTTTAAGGTGGCTGGTCCAAATGGGAACTATTACTGGACGAGCACTGATGCTCATGTGGCTGGAAGTGATCCTGATGATGCTTAA